A genomic window from Streptomyces sp. HUAS YS2 includes:
- a CDS encoding PglY protein — MPTNELFLRDVIDIKEDVHAGDFKVELTGGFTETDARVAEYVVTDQLKLAFGKALGMVRASVRSGNSHAAYLHGSFGSGKSHFLTVLHAVLNNEPSARAKPRLQEVIAEHDEWLRGKRFLMVPYHLVGSTDLDSALLGGYVAEVRRLHPGAPTPPVYRADSMLADAAKLRNSIGDDAFIALLPGAADSSASGAADADLDDLDVIDSTGSVWASGELDAAFAAPAGDARRDRLVSALLTGPMSSYAEGARGDAQAFLPLENGLAVISRHAKSLGYDGIVLFLDELILWLQAHMSNREKVNSEVGKLVKLIESGDSARPVPIVSFISRQRDLSQLVGADVVGADVKNLEQQVEYLKGRFDVVSLEDRNLPEIIKERILKPKDEAARAALDGAFGAVESTSSQVRDVLLDAHGATQADWSDFRAVYPLSPALLNVLVALSGALQRERTGLKLLQEMLRRRRADFKLGELIPLGDLWDVLSDGTGEAFTDRLKNEAEAAHTFHNKVRAHLLEKYGSEENEKFIADDRFIKTLLLAALAPDVPALKRLTGGRIAALNHGSIRSRTVAPGSLVVTRLRELQAEFGEIRADGDQDPVFTLHLSDLDIEPLLDMVADEDRTGARRIWVKDQLWKALGLKDTGAFVCEHEIVWRGTRRTAEFVFENVRDTTQLPTEQFRPGVDGRVRFILDYPFDDGQHFPNDDAQRVELLRAEGVMAPTLVWLPSFFSEQKNAQLGRLIKINYLLERDRLDDYAGHLASDDRVRVRHQLAAQRDTLTSQLTATLAQLYGIAKVDENSVSAEVSEGKHILPLLPEYGRPQLLGGKSFADNLRHLADGAFGALYPKHPDFDRAGDRKPITIGELKTALTWITRAMDDGGRRIEVDSHHLKTVKKIVEPLELGQVHDGPLVLRNDWRQRINQTAHQHRPGAEDLSVEEIRGWIAKDHGWTGLDKNISSLIIATYALLDDRAWILHGGSALAQSPELSDIGAGHALRAQQLPTAEEYATAREKAAKIFGVAVQPTLFARNVNKLYTGVRDKINQYEQPVNAVRTSLNRHADALGLDPEAGSRTSSVKDAADLLARLARHHEATALVKELAEASYTTSDTVLATALTSAPDVLKALDSADWQLLDSVRGFVGRQDTLGERAERLIAEIAEAASASEFERSLIPPLESLRTKAVALIRDAAQLAQVAEPVAQPVLAEPTADDVRLTQHGEPSVPSDRPQAGPQVPVAGGPGTSGSRTVRLQPSHLENALSKAIDNLWDEILAYANANPGMAVEITWQVVPPEHSGPADGEARS, encoded by the coding sequence ATGCCCACGAATGAACTCTTCCTGCGGGATGTCATCGACATCAAGGAAGACGTCCACGCCGGCGACTTCAAGGTGGAGCTCACCGGTGGCTTCACCGAGACCGACGCCCGGGTCGCGGAATACGTGGTCACCGACCAGCTGAAGCTGGCCTTCGGGAAGGCCCTCGGTATGGTCCGGGCCTCGGTTCGCAGCGGGAACTCGCATGCCGCGTACCTTCATGGATCTTTCGGCTCCGGTAAGAGCCACTTCCTGACCGTGCTGCACGCGGTGCTGAACAACGAGCCCTCCGCCCGGGCCAAGCCGCGGCTCCAGGAGGTCATCGCCGAACACGACGAGTGGCTGCGCGGCAAGCGGTTCCTGATGGTGCCGTACCACCTCGTCGGCTCGACCGACCTGGACTCGGCGCTGCTCGGCGGGTACGTCGCCGAGGTGCGGCGTCTCCACCCCGGCGCGCCCACCCCGCCCGTCTACCGGGCCGACTCGATGCTCGCAGACGCGGCGAAGCTGCGGAACAGCATCGGCGACGATGCGTTCATCGCACTGCTGCCCGGCGCCGCTGACTCCAGCGCCTCGGGCGCCGCGGACGCCGACCTCGACGATCTCGACGTGATCGACAGCACGGGATCGGTCTGGGCTTCTGGCGAGCTGGACGCCGCCTTCGCCGCGCCGGCCGGTGACGCCCGGCGGGACCGGCTCGTCTCCGCCCTCCTGACCGGCCCGATGTCGTCCTACGCGGAGGGTGCCCGCGGCGACGCCCAGGCGTTCCTGCCGCTGGAGAACGGGCTCGCCGTCATCAGCCGGCATGCCAAGTCGCTGGGCTATGACGGGATCGTGCTGTTCCTCGACGAGCTGATCCTGTGGCTCCAGGCGCACATGTCGAACCGCGAGAAGGTGAACTCGGAGGTCGGCAAGCTGGTCAAGCTGATCGAGTCCGGTGACAGCGCACGTCCCGTCCCCATCGTTTCCTTCATCTCTCGGCAGCGTGACCTCTCCCAGCTCGTCGGTGCCGACGTCGTCGGCGCTGACGTGAAGAATCTCGAGCAGCAGGTCGAGTACCTGAAGGGCCGCTTCGATGTGGTGAGCCTGGAGGACCGCAACCTGCCGGAGATCATCAAGGAGCGCATCCTCAAGCCGAAGGACGAGGCGGCGCGAGCCGCACTCGACGGGGCCTTCGGGGCGGTCGAGTCCACGAGCTCCCAGGTGCGGGACGTCCTGCTCGACGCGCACGGTGCCACCCAGGCGGACTGGTCTGACTTCCGCGCCGTCTACCCGCTGTCGCCCGCACTGCTGAACGTCCTCGTGGCGCTCTCGGGCGCGCTTCAGCGGGAGCGGACCGGTCTCAAGCTGCTTCAGGAGATGCTGCGGCGGCGCCGGGCCGACTTCAAGCTGGGCGAGCTCATCCCTCTCGGTGACCTGTGGGATGTGCTGTCCGACGGTACCGGCGAGGCGTTCACGGACCGGCTCAAGAACGAGGCCGAGGCCGCCCACACCTTCCACAACAAGGTCCGGGCGCACCTCCTGGAGAAGTACGGCTCGGAGGAGAACGAGAAGTTCATCGCCGACGACCGGTTCATCAAGACATTGCTTCTCGCCGCTCTCGCCCCCGACGTTCCCGCCCTCAAGAGGCTCACCGGTGGGCGGATCGCCGCCCTAAACCACGGTTCCATCCGCTCTCGGACCGTCGCCCCCGGTTCGCTCGTCGTGACCCGACTGCGGGAACTGCAGGCCGAGTTCGGCGAGATCCGGGCCGACGGCGACCAGGATCCGGTGTTCACGCTGCACCTGTCCGACCTGGACATCGAGCCGCTACTGGACATGGTGGCCGACGAGGACCGCACCGGGGCCCGTCGCATCTGGGTCAAGGATCAGCTGTGGAAGGCGCTCGGGCTGAAGGACACCGGGGCGTTCGTCTGCGAGCACGAGATCGTCTGGAGGGGCACCCGGCGCACGGCCGAGTTCGTCTTCGAGAACGTCCGCGACACCACGCAGCTGCCGACCGAGCAGTTCCGCCCCGGCGTGGACGGGCGGGTCCGGTTCATCCTGGACTATCCCTTCGACGACGGTCAGCACTTCCCCAACGACGACGCCCAGCGCGTGGAGCTCCTGCGCGCCGAAGGGGTCATGGCCCCGACGCTCGTCTGGCTGCCGTCCTTCTTCTCCGAGCAGAAGAACGCCCAGCTCGGACGCCTGATCAAGATCAATTACCTGCTCGAGCGCGATCGCCTCGACGACTACGCCGGGCATCTCGCCTCGGACGACCGGGTGCGCGTCCGCCACCAGCTGGCGGCCCAGCGCGACACCCTGACCTCGCAGCTCACCGCGACCCTGGCGCAGCTCTACGGCATCGCCAAGGTGGACGAGAACAGCGTGTCCGCAGAGGTCAGCGAAGGGAAGCACATCCTGCCGCTACTCCCCGAGTACGGCCGGCCCCAGCTGCTGGGCGGCAAATCCTTCGCGGACAACCTGCGGCACCTGGCCGACGGGGCCTTCGGGGCGCTCTACCCCAAGCATCCTGATTTCGACCGGGCAGGCGATCGGAAGCCGATCACCATAGGCGAGCTGAAGACCGCCCTGACGTGGATCACCCGGGCCATGGACGACGGCGGCCGGCGCATCGAGGTCGACAGTCACCACCTCAAGACGGTCAAGAAGATTGTGGAACCGCTCGAACTGGGCCAGGTCCACGACGGTCCGCTGGTTCTCCGCAACGACTGGCGTCAGCGGATCAATCAGACCGCCCACCAGCACCGGCCCGGCGCCGAGGACCTGTCGGTCGAGGAGATCCGCGGGTGGATCGCCAAGGACCACGGCTGGACCGGGCTGGACAAGAACATCAGCAGCCTGATCATCGCGACGTACGCGCTGCTCGACGACCGTGCCTGGATTCTCCACGGAGGCAGCGCGCTGGCGCAGTCTCCCGAGCTGAGCGACATCGGGGCCGGTCACGCGCTCCGTGCCCAGCAGCTGCCCACTGCCGAGGAGTACGCGACAGCCCGGGAGAAGGCAGCCAAGATCTTCGGTGTGGCGGTGCAGCCCACCCTCTTCGCCCGAAATGTCAACAAGCTGTACACCGGCGTCCGGGACAAGATCAATCAGTACGAGCAGCCGGTCAACGCGGTTCGGACGTCGCTGAACCGGCACGCCGACGCCCTGGGCCTGGACCCGGAGGCCGGCTCGCGGACGTCGTCGGTGAAGGATGCGGCGGACCTGCTCGCCCGCCTGGCGCGTCACCACGAGGCCACCGCCCTGGTGAAGGAACTGGCCGAGGCGTCGTACACCACGTCCGACACAGTGCTGGCCACCGCGCTGACCTCGGCCCCGGACGTACTCAAGGCCCTGGACAGCGCGGACTGGCAGCTCCTGGACAGCGTTCGTGGCTTCGTCGGGCGTCAGGACACCCTCGGCGAGCGGGCCGAGCGACTGATCGCGGAGATCGCCGAGGCGGCGTCGGCCAGTGAGTTCGAACGCTCGCTGATCCCGCCCCTGGAGTCGCTTCGCACCAAGGCCGTGGCGCTGATCAGGGACGCGGCCCAGCTGGCCCAGGTGGCGGAGCCGGTGGCCCAGCCCGTACTTGCTGAGCCGACCGCCGACGACGTGCGGCTCACCCAGCACGGTGAGCCGTCCGTTCCGTCCGACCGACCCCAGGCCGGTCCCCAGGTACCCGTCGCAGGGGGCCCGGGCACAAGCGGCTCCCGTACTGTGCGGCTGCAGCCCAGCCACCTGGAGAACGCGCTGAGCAAGGCGATCGACAACCTGTGGGACGAGATCCTCGCCTACGCGAACGCGAACCCGGGCATGGCCGTCGAGATCACCTGGCAGGTCGTCCCGCCGGAGCACAGCGGCCCCGCCGACGGTGAGGCGCGCTCCTGA
- a CDS encoding PIN-like domain-containing protein, producing the protein MGYTDTSAGQSSGRGIFDCDGAHRTPLKADYERLFQAGMVVLDTNVLLNLYRSNARTRQDTLAVLSKLRDRLWVPHQVLTEFWRNREQKSIRHHHSTRAKETSLALDKARRSAHDAVDRWMKDVRLKQEERVTERIAEGLKALSEAMDGLRELIDEQARRDVLEGTEETHSDPVLTELEPLLQGRIGEPLPEDEYDRAVQTAQKRADEEIPPGFEDFKNKPPERAAGDYLLWVQLLKEAQSRKTDVLLVTGDVKKDWWHPRDGDVPARPRAELLVELREHADVRLFMLTPAELLTWAEELLDGLDVDMDSVGDLEQLREADRGDTAVETGWTRQSLGTFVEHLRVRYPAWAKVVIAAAMNGGFVDRATVYDLAGFPDDRQLKGFTRPISTVARELEDQGLLSGEESFLLHTIYGSATEPSWATGFRIPDEAVPLLVEIFGDGTGRSQPSRGESDPGDGANPQEA; encoded by the coding sequence ATGGGGTACACGGACACGTCCGCGGGGCAGTCTTCCGGGCGGGGCATCTTCGACTGCGACGGGGCCCACCGGACTCCACTCAAGGCCGACTACGAGCGGCTCTTCCAGGCCGGCATGGTCGTTCTCGACACCAACGTGCTGCTCAACCTGTACCGCTCCAACGCCCGTACCCGCCAGGACACTCTGGCCGTGCTGAGCAAGCTCCGTGACCGGCTGTGGGTCCCGCACCAGGTGCTCACCGAGTTCTGGCGCAATCGGGAGCAGAAGTCCATCCGCCACCATCACAGCACCAGGGCCAAGGAGACCTCCCTTGCCCTGGACAAGGCTCGTCGGTCCGCTCACGACGCCGTCGACCGGTGGATGAAGGATGTACGGCTCAAGCAGGAGGAACGCGTCACCGAGCGCATCGCCGAGGGGCTGAAGGCCCTCTCCGAGGCGATGGACGGGCTGCGGGAACTGATCGACGAGCAGGCTCGGCGCGATGTCCTGGAGGGGACGGAGGAGACCCACAGCGATCCGGTCCTGACCGAACTCGAACCGCTCCTTCAGGGACGCATCGGCGAGCCGCTCCCGGAGGACGAGTACGACCGGGCGGTCCAGACGGCCCAGAAGCGGGCCGACGAGGAGATCCCGCCCGGGTTCGAGGACTTCAAGAACAAGCCGCCCGAGCGGGCGGCGGGTGACTACCTGCTCTGGGTGCAGCTCCTCAAGGAGGCGCAGAGCCGGAAGACCGACGTGCTGCTGGTGACCGGCGACGTCAAGAAGGACTGGTGGCACCCGAGAGACGGAGACGTCCCCGCCCGACCCCGCGCCGAGCTGCTGGTGGAACTGCGCGAGCATGCGGACGTACGGCTCTTCATGCTCACCCCGGCGGAACTGCTCACCTGGGCCGAGGAACTGCTGGACGGCCTGGACGTCGACATGGATTCGGTCGGCGACCTGGAACAGCTGCGTGAGGCGGACCGTGGGGACACTGCCGTCGAGACGGGCTGGACCCGGCAGTCGCTCGGCACCTTCGTCGAGCATCTGCGGGTGCGCTACCCGGCCTGGGCCAAGGTGGTTATCGCCGCCGCCATGAACGGCGGATTCGTGGATCGGGCCACCGTGTACGACCTGGCCGGGTTTCCGGACGACCGGCAGCTGAAGGGGTTCACCCGCCCCATCAGCACCGTGGCGAGGGAGCTGGAGGACCAGGGGCTGCTGAGTGGGGAGGAGTCTTTCCTGCTCCACACGATCTACGGGTCGGCGACGGAGCCCTCATGGGCCACCGGCTTCCGGATCCCGGACGAGGCTGTTCCGCTGCTCGTGGAGATCTTCGGGGACGGGACCGGCCGCTCGCAGCCCTCCCGGGGCGAGAGCGACCCGGGCGACGGCGCGAACCCGCAGGAAGCATGA
- a CDS encoding ATP-dependent nuclease: MKIKRVRIENFCCLHQVDIAFDEITSFIGPTGVGKSTVLRALDWFFNGEKSVALTTDDVHSAAAEADTKRLSVEVEFDGLTAFDREALGRYAPDDATTVSIWRTWDDGEDKITGKALAYAPFEEIRGTPGGAMPKRKAYNELRESNPALGLPSVGSEKAMNEAMLAWERSHRDRLSEAIVEDTHFFGFAGQSKLAELIDFVFVSADLRAYEQTDDQKSSAIARILDHAVDRSEADAQLGEIEESAQLARQAVHDNVYGPALKDISDALSAEVARLTTGRQVIVTSTVRAPRPAKTAFQVSIKDGAAETSVHRQGHGFQRALIIAALKYLADRRRPLDGTRTLCLAIEEPELFQHPPQARTFAEVLRGLVATSPEGTQVMYATHSPVFIDPAGYHQIRRLSRDAGAAHPVTRVWQASEEELCRSLSGLVKEEAIRRRTGVRLTSSLAEGFFAHAVVLGEGTTDGALLSGCAERSGINLGAEGITFIDVNGRDSLLLSHAILSAMGVPCHVVFDGDEGMLARKRESVEYLDGARRAELEAKFEQEARKISEKNADLLGYLGETRSPWPATASAACHTVFGDNLETFLEESWPAWGERRRELIEAGEGAPEKNAATYREAARTAATEPPYVLQVLLDNVRSMAR; encoded by the coding sequence GTGAAGATCAAGCGAGTACGCATCGAGAACTTCTGCTGCCTGCACCAGGTGGACATCGCCTTCGACGAGATCACCTCGTTCATCGGCCCGACCGGCGTCGGCAAGTCCACCGTGCTTCGCGCACTCGATTGGTTCTTCAACGGAGAAAAGTCGGTCGCCCTCACCACCGACGACGTCCACTCGGCCGCGGCTGAGGCCGACACCAAGAGGCTCTCCGTCGAGGTCGAGTTCGACGGACTCACCGCCTTCGACCGCGAGGCCCTGGGCCGGTACGCCCCGGACGACGCCACCACCGTCAGCATCTGGCGCACGTGGGACGACGGCGAGGACAAGATCACCGGCAAGGCGCTCGCGTACGCGCCCTTCGAGGAGATCCGGGGGACGCCGGGTGGTGCGATGCCGAAGCGCAAGGCGTACAACGAGCTCAGGGAGAGCAACCCTGCCCTCGGCCTGCCCTCCGTCGGCAGTGAGAAGGCGATGAACGAGGCCATGCTCGCCTGGGAGCGGAGTCACCGCGACCGGCTCAGCGAGGCCATCGTCGAGGACACCCACTTCTTCGGGTTCGCCGGGCAGAGCAAGCTCGCTGAGCTGATCGACTTCGTCTTCGTCTCGGCCGACCTGCGGGCGTACGAGCAGACGGACGACCAGAAGTCGTCCGCCATCGCCCGCATCCTCGATCACGCCGTCGACCGCTCCGAGGCGGACGCCCAGCTCGGCGAGATCGAGGAGAGCGCCCAGCTCGCCCGTCAGGCCGTCCACGACAACGTGTACGGGCCCGCCCTGAAGGACATCTCCGACGCGCTCTCCGCCGAGGTCGCCAGGCTCACCACCGGGCGTCAGGTGATCGTGACCTCGACGGTGCGGGCGCCGAGGCCGGCCAAGACCGCGTTCCAGGTGAGCATCAAGGACGGAGCGGCCGAGACCTCCGTACACCGGCAGGGGCACGGGTTCCAGCGGGCGCTGATCATCGCGGCGCTCAAGTACCTCGCCGATCGCAGGCGGCCGCTCGACGGGACGCGGACGCTGTGCCTGGCGATCGAGGAGCCGGAGCTGTTCCAGCACCCTCCGCAGGCACGGACGTTCGCGGAGGTGCTGCGCGGACTGGTGGCGACCTCCCCGGAGGGTACGCAGGTGATGTACGCGACGCACAGCCCGGTCTTCATCGACCCGGCCGGCTACCACCAGATCCGCAGGCTCAGCCGCGACGCGGGTGCGGCGCACCCAGTCACGCGGGTGTGGCAGGCGTCGGAGGAGGAGCTCTGCCGGTCGCTGTCCGGGCTGGTGAAGGAGGAGGCGATCCGGCGCCGGACCGGGGTGCGGCTGACGAGCTCGCTTGCCGAGGGGTTCTTCGCCCATGCGGTGGTGCTCGGCGAGGGGACGACGGACGGGGCGCTCCTGAGCGGCTGCGCGGAGCGCAGTGGGATCAATCTCGGTGCCGAGGGCATCACCTTCATCGATGTGAACGGCAGGGACAGCCTGCTGCTCAGCCACGCGATCCTGTCGGCGATGGGCGTCCCCTGCCATGTCGTGTTCGATGGGGACGAAGGCATGCTGGCGCGCAAGCGCGAGTCCGTTGAGTACCTGGACGGCGCGAGGCGCGCGGAGCTGGAGGCTAAGTTCGAGCAGGAGGCCCGCAAGATCTCCGAGAAGAACGCGGACCTGCTCGGCTACCTGGGGGAGACCCGGTCGCCCTGGCCGGCGACCGCCTCCGCGGCCTGCCACACCGTGTTCGGGGACAACCTCGAGACGTTCCTCGAGGAGAGCTGGCCTGCGTGGGGCGAGCGGAGGCGGGAGCTCATCGAGGCGGGGGAGGGTGCGCCGGAGAAGAACGCGGCGACGTACCGGGAGGCTGCTCGTACGGCGGCGACGGAGCCGCCATACGTCCTGCAGGTGCTGCTCGACAACGTCAGGTCCATGGCCCGTTGA
- a CDS encoding ATP-binding protein, which translates to MQFTSTPRGARLARRLASHRLDDWGHPYTSTTNETLTLITAELAANAVRHGHVPGRDFRLRLLRTSTALRVEVTDTRTERRPTTAPTHTPPSPGDESGRGLFLVSQLADRFGCEPRTGGAPGKTVWAELDVPSSPRRPTSPTTHPDPISRISKMI; encoded by the coding sequence ATGCAGTTCACGTCCACCCCACGTGGTGCCCGCCTCGCCCGCCGGCTTGCTTCTCACCGGCTCGATGACTGGGGCCATCCCTACACCTCCACCACCAACGAGACCCTCACCCTCATCACCGCCGAGCTCGCGGCCAACGCCGTACGCCACGGTCACGTCCCCGGCCGGGACTTCCGCCTCCGCCTACTCCGTACCTCGACCGCCCTCCGCGTCGAAGTCACCGACACCCGCACCGAGCGTCGCCCCACCACGGCCCCCACCCACACCCCGCCGTCTCCCGGCGACGAGTCGGGACGCGGGCTGTTTCTCGTCTCTCAGCTCGCCGATCGCTTCGGCTGCGAACCCCGCACCGGTGGTGCCCCCGGCAAGACCGTCTGGGCAGAGCTCGACGTGCCGAGCAGCCCCCGCCGCCCCACCTCACCCACTACCCACCCCGACCCCATCTCCCGGATCTCAAAAATGATCTGA
- a CDS encoding helix-turn-helix transcriptional regulator, producing MDEQGSSSERDHGSGGGDGGESGSGILHVFGQQLKLCRMRVGMERPELGARTGYSASTIASFEQGRRIPPARFIDRADEVLDAGGVLRAGKEEVARAQYPAFFRDAARLETQAVALHVYATKAVPGLLQTEEYARAVFTMWRPLLDEETVTQRVAARMARQEIFTRKPLPTISFVIEEFVLRRPLGGKEVMRGQLEQILMYGHHRNVEIQVMPIAREEHAGLDGPFTLIETRDGQRIAYVEAYKDSRLYTDRTSVREIEEQYGILRAQALTPSESQALVEKLLGEA from the coding sequence GTGGACGAGCAGGGGTCGTCGTCGGAACGGGATCACGGGAGTGGGGGCGGGGACGGAGGCGAGTCCGGGTCAGGGATCCTGCACGTCTTCGGGCAGCAGCTGAAGCTGTGCCGGATGCGGGTGGGGATGGAGCGTCCGGAGTTGGGTGCGCGGACGGGGTACTCGGCGTCGACGATCGCGTCGTTCGAGCAGGGGCGGCGGATTCCGCCGGCGCGGTTCATTGACCGGGCGGACGAGGTGCTGGACGCGGGTGGGGTGTTGAGGGCGGGGAAGGAGGAGGTGGCGAGGGCGCAGTATCCGGCGTTCTTCCGGGACGCGGCGCGGTTGGAGACCCAGGCGGTTGCGTTGCACGTGTACGCAACGAAAGCCGTACCAGGCCTGTTGCAGACAGAGGAGTACGCGCGGGCCGTATTCACGATGTGGCGGCCTCTGCTCGACGAGGAAACAGTCACGCAGCGCGTTGCAGCGCGCATGGCCCGCCAGGAGATCTTCACCCGCAAGCCACTGCCCACCATCAGCTTCGTCATCGAAGAGTTCGTCCTCCGGCGCCCCTTGGGCGGCAAGGAAGTCATGCGGGGCCAGCTGGAGCAGATCCTCATGTACGGACACCACCGCAACGTCGAAATCCAGGTGATGCCGATCGCACGTGAGGAGCATGCTGGCCTGGACGGACCCTTCACCTTGATCGAAACCAGGGATGGGCAGAGGATCGCCTACGTGGAGGCGTACAAGGACAGCCGCCTCTACACGGATCGGACGTCCGTCCGGGAGATCGAGGAGCAGTACGGGATCCTCCGGGCGCAGGCGCTCACTCCGAGCGAATCGCAAGCCCTTGTCGAGAAGTTGCTGGGAGAGGCATGA
- a CDS encoding DUF397 domain-containing protein: MNVEEPRVAAPETAWFKSSYSTGSGGECIEVATSTDTVLVRDSKDRTGPFLSIGPEGWAAFVGFAARD, from the coding sequence ATGAACGTCGAAGAGCCCCGAGTGGCCGCGCCCGAGACCGCCTGGTTCAAGAGCAGCTACAGCACAGGCTCGGGTGGCGAGTGCATCGAGGTCGCGACCTCGACAGACACCGTCCTTGTGCGCGACTCCAAGGACAGGACGGGTCCGTTCCTGTCCATCGGCCCTGAGGGCTGGGCGGCCTTCGTGGGGTTTGCCGCCCGGGACTGA